The Bombus huntii isolate Logan2020A chromosome 6, iyBomHunt1.1, whole genome shotgun sequence genome window below encodes:
- the LOC126866698 gene encoding 5'-nucleotidase domain-containing protein 3 isoform X3 has translation MDYLLYSLGRDMLIQKYKYPVGIGNLEYKKDFAVRGLHYDIEKGLLLKLDSFLQIQFGAVYRGLHPVPAEEVLRLYKNRIIPIAYVEAPHKHSHDAPHRTKMIQLADLFSVPEMGLLCNVTEYFLRNHIDYHPEILFRDVKNSVQSCHPIMHGLVVQNVSEYLEQNKDLKRFFDRLKKANKKMFLVTNSPFHFVDTGMRFLVGDNWKDYFDVVIVQARKPKFFTEESRPLRIYDEVNKTQLWDRVTKLEKGVIYLEGTVKQLQDMTGWRGHQVLYFGDHPYSDLADVTLEHGWRTGAIITELTHEIATLNNPKFKENANWLQMLTGLIEEHQDYEGTDVQAVLDEWIKERDKLRNEIKRVFNEQFGSVFRTYHNPTYFSRRLFRFADIYMSSITNLLEYATSHTFYPRRGVMPHEYTSYFV, from the exons ATGGATTACCTGTTGTACAGTCTGGGCCGTGATATGCTCATTCAAAAGTATAAG TACCCCGTGGGAATCGGCAACCTCGAGTACAAGAAGGATTTCGCAGTTCGTGGCCTGCATTACGACATCGAAAAGGGTCTGCTGCTGAAACTCGACAGCTTCTTGCAAATTCAATTTGGCGCCGTTTACCGCGGTTTGCATCCAGTACCCGCCGAAGAGGTCCTTAGGCTCTATAAAAACCGGATAATACCGATCGCTTATGTGGAAGCGCCTCATAAACATTCTCAT GATGCACCGCACCGAACGAAAATGATTCAGCTAGCTGATCTATTTTCCGTACCGGAAATGGGTCTTTTATGTAACGTTACGGAGTACTTCCTTAGAAATCATATCGATTATCACCCCGAAATACTTTTCAGAGATGTTAAG aattctGTACAAAGTTGTCATCCTATAATGCATGGTTTGGTAGTACAAAATGTATCCGAATATTTGGAACAAAATAAGGatttaaaaagattttttGATCGGCTTAAGAAagctaataaaaaaatgtttttagtAACGAATAGCCCTTTTCATTTTGT cGATACTGGAATGAGATTTTTGGTTGGCGATAATTGGAAAGATTATTTCGATGTAGTGATAGTACAAGCAAGAAAACCGAAATTTTTTACCGAAGAATCTCGACCTCTTAGAATATACGACGAAGTTAACAAAACGCAGCTGTGGGACCGAGTCACCAAACTCGAAAAAGGAGTTATATACCTTGAA GGCACGGTTAAACAATTACAAGATATGACCGGATGGCGGGGGCATCAAGTATTATATTTTGGAGATCATCCTTACAGCGATTTAGCGGATGTAACGTTGGAGCACGGTTGGCGAACTGGAGCTATAATTACGGAATTAACG CATGAGATTGCAACGTTAAATAATccaaaatttaaagaaaatgcAAATTGGCTACAAATGCTGACAGGATTGATCGAAGAACATCAAGATTACGAAGGAACGGATGTGCAAGCGGTACTCGATGAATGGATCAAGGAAAGAGATAAATTAAGGAACGAGATAAAACGAGTATTCAACGAACAATTCGGCTCTGTGTTTAGAACATATCATAACCCCACGTATTTTTCAAGAAGACTCTTCAGATTTGCTGACATTTATATGAGCTCAATTACGAATCTATTAGAATACGCGACAAGTCACACCTTCTATCCGAGAAGAGGCGTAATGCCACATGAATATACAAGTTATTTCGTATAA
- the LOC126866698 gene encoding 5'-nucleotidase domain-containing protein 3 isoform X1, with translation MLHTRTLAVAAASPLVIESVLPSWLVRVSGSHVVPKRSVGDRALSRGQISRKDMLDNYQKTREKYKSKKLPLDVNPKGVFACNELDLKEVQVYGFDYDYTLACYKPSMDYLLYSLGRDMLIQKYKYPVGIGNLEYKKDFAVRGLHYDIEKGLLLKLDSFLQIQFGAVYRGLHPVPAEEVLRLYKNRIIPIAYVEAPHKHSHDAPHRTKMIQLADLFSVPEMGLLCNVTEYFLRNHIDYHPEILFRDVKNSVQSCHPIMHGLVVQNVSEYLEQNKDLKRFFDRLKKANKKMFLVTNSPFHFVDTGMRFLVGDNWKDYFDVVIVQARKPKFFTEESRPLRIYDEVNKTQLWDRVTKLEKGVIYLEGTVKQLQDMTGWRGHQVLYFGDHPYSDLADVTLEHGWRTGAIITELTHEIATLNNPKFKENANWLQMLTGLIEEHQDYEGTDVQAVLDEWIKERDKLRNEIKRVFNEQFGSVFRTYHNPTYFSRRLFRFADIYMSSITNLLEYATSHTFYPRRGVMPHEYTSYFV, from the exons ATGCTGCACACGAGGACCCTCGCCGTCGCTGCAGCATCGCCTCTCGTAATCGAAAGTGTCTTACCGTCTTGGTTGGTTCGCGTGTCCGGCAGCCATGTCGTACCCAAGCGTTCCGTCGGCGATCGTGCCCTTAGCCGTGGCCAAATATCGCGCAAGGACATGCTCGACAATTACCAAAAGACACGAGAAAAGTACAAGT CTAAAAAGCTTCCCCTCGACGTAAATCCAAAAGGGGTGTTTGCCTGCAACGAACTCGACCTGAAAGAGGTTCAAGTTTATGGATTCGATTACGATTACACGTTGGCTTGTTACAAGCCATCCATGGATTACCTGTTGTACAGTCTGGGCCGTGATATGCTCATTCAAAAGTATAAG TACCCCGTGGGAATCGGCAACCTCGAGTACAAGAAGGATTTCGCAGTTCGTGGCCTGCATTACGACATCGAAAAGGGTCTGCTGCTGAAACTCGACAGCTTCTTGCAAATTCAATTTGGCGCCGTTTACCGCGGTTTGCATCCAGTACCCGCCGAAGAGGTCCTTAGGCTCTATAAAAACCGGATAATACCGATCGCTTATGTGGAAGCGCCTCATAAACATTCTCAT GATGCACCGCACCGAACGAAAATGATTCAGCTAGCTGATCTATTTTCCGTACCGGAAATGGGTCTTTTATGTAACGTTACGGAGTACTTCCTTAGAAATCATATCGATTATCACCCCGAAATACTTTTCAGAGATGTTAAG aattctGTACAAAGTTGTCATCCTATAATGCATGGTTTGGTAGTACAAAATGTATCCGAATATTTGGAACAAAATAAGGatttaaaaagattttttGATCGGCTTAAGAAagctaataaaaaaatgtttttagtAACGAATAGCCCTTTTCATTTTGT cGATACTGGAATGAGATTTTTGGTTGGCGATAATTGGAAAGATTATTTCGATGTAGTGATAGTACAAGCAAGAAAACCGAAATTTTTTACCGAAGAATCTCGACCTCTTAGAATATACGACGAAGTTAACAAAACGCAGCTGTGGGACCGAGTCACCAAACTCGAAAAAGGAGTTATATACCTTGAA GGCACGGTTAAACAATTACAAGATATGACCGGATGGCGGGGGCATCAAGTATTATATTTTGGAGATCATCCTTACAGCGATTTAGCGGATGTAACGTTGGAGCACGGTTGGCGAACTGGAGCTATAATTACGGAATTAACG CATGAGATTGCAACGTTAAATAATccaaaatttaaagaaaatgcAAATTGGCTACAAATGCTGACAGGATTGATCGAAGAACATCAAGATTACGAAGGAACGGATGTGCAAGCGGTACTCGATGAATGGATCAAGGAAAGAGATAAATTAAGGAACGAGATAAAACGAGTATTCAACGAACAATTCGGCTCTGTGTTTAGAACATATCATAACCCCACGTATTTTTCAAGAAGACTCTTCAGATTTGCTGACATTTATATGAGCTCAATTACGAATCTATTAGAATACGCGACAAGTCACACCTTCTATCCGAGAAGAGGCGTAATGCCACATGAATATACAAGTTATTTCGTATAA
- the LOC126866698 gene encoding 5'-nucleotidase domain-containing protein 3 isoform X2 — protein sequence MEATKKLPLDVNPKGVFACNELDLKEVQVYGFDYDYTLACYKPSMDYLLYSLGRDMLIQKYKYPVGIGNLEYKKDFAVRGLHYDIEKGLLLKLDSFLQIQFGAVYRGLHPVPAEEVLRLYKNRIIPIAYVEAPHKHSHDAPHRTKMIQLADLFSVPEMGLLCNVTEYFLRNHIDYHPEILFRDVKNSVQSCHPIMHGLVVQNVSEYLEQNKDLKRFFDRLKKANKKMFLVTNSPFHFVDTGMRFLVGDNWKDYFDVVIVQARKPKFFTEESRPLRIYDEVNKTQLWDRVTKLEKGVIYLEGTVKQLQDMTGWRGHQVLYFGDHPYSDLADVTLEHGWRTGAIITELTHEIATLNNPKFKENANWLQMLTGLIEEHQDYEGTDVQAVLDEWIKERDKLRNEIKRVFNEQFGSVFRTYHNPTYFSRRLFRFADIYMSSITNLLEYATSHTFYPRRGVMPHEYTSYFV from the exons ATGGAGGCAA CTAAAAAGCTTCCCCTCGACGTAAATCCAAAAGGGGTGTTTGCCTGCAACGAACTCGACCTGAAAGAGGTTCAAGTTTATGGATTCGATTACGATTACACGTTGGCTTGTTACAAGCCATCCATGGATTACCTGTTGTACAGTCTGGGCCGTGATATGCTCATTCAAAAGTATAAG TACCCCGTGGGAATCGGCAACCTCGAGTACAAGAAGGATTTCGCAGTTCGTGGCCTGCATTACGACATCGAAAAGGGTCTGCTGCTGAAACTCGACAGCTTCTTGCAAATTCAATTTGGCGCCGTTTACCGCGGTTTGCATCCAGTACCCGCCGAAGAGGTCCTTAGGCTCTATAAAAACCGGATAATACCGATCGCTTATGTGGAAGCGCCTCATAAACATTCTCAT GATGCACCGCACCGAACGAAAATGATTCAGCTAGCTGATCTATTTTCCGTACCGGAAATGGGTCTTTTATGTAACGTTACGGAGTACTTCCTTAGAAATCATATCGATTATCACCCCGAAATACTTTTCAGAGATGTTAAG aattctGTACAAAGTTGTCATCCTATAATGCATGGTTTGGTAGTACAAAATGTATCCGAATATTTGGAACAAAATAAGGatttaaaaagattttttGATCGGCTTAAGAAagctaataaaaaaatgtttttagtAACGAATAGCCCTTTTCATTTTGT cGATACTGGAATGAGATTTTTGGTTGGCGATAATTGGAAAGATTATTTCGATGTAGTGATAGTACAAGCAAGAAAACCGAAATTTTTTACCGAAGAATCTCGACCTCTTAGAATATACGACGAAGTTAACAAAACGCAGCTGTGGGACCGAGTCACCAAACTCGAAAAAGGAGTTATATACCTTGAA GGCACGGTTAAACAATTACAAGATATGACCGGATGGCGGGGGCATCAAGTATTATATTTTGGAGATCATCCTTACAGCGATTTAGCGGATGTAACGTTGGAGCACGGTTGGCGAACTGGAGCTATAATTACGGAATTAACG CATGAGATTGCAACGTTAAATAATccaaaatttaaagaaaatgcAAATTGGCTACAAATGCTGACAGGATTGATCGAAGAACATCAAGATTACGAAGGAACGGATGTGCAAGCGGTACTCGATGAATGGATCAAGGAAAGAGATAAATTAAGGAACGAGATAAAACGAGTATTCAACGAACAATTCGGCTCTGTGTTTAGAACATATCATAACCCCACGTATTTTTCAAGAAGACTCTTCAGATTTGCTGACATTTATATGAGCTCAATTACGAATCTATTAGAATACGCGACAAGTCACACCTTCTATCCGAGAAGAGGCGTAATGCCACATGAATATACAAGTTATTTCGTATAA
- the LOC126866700 gene encoding dnaJ homolog subfamily C member 3: MYHCGLLLVLLDLSLDVVGSVSQLEIDRHLELGREFLAKGQLQDALSHYHAAVEGDSNNYLTYYKRGTVYLALGKAKFALLDLDRVLELKPDFTSARLQRGNVLLKQAQFDKAEADFRHVLAVEPQNSDAYNALYKIAPVQEDLLVIDRLMVDGDYAAAAQQISRVIEVCPWSAELRERRAECYEALEDYVSAISDVRSTTKLQSDNMQGFLKLATLHYRLGQVDESLKEIRECLKLDPEHSKCFSFYKKVKKVAKLLTDSNEYENERDYASCIDSAQSVLKLEPQVANVRFIAHQHLCKCYTGNSEPSQAIKNCHEALKIRKEAAVYCDRAEAYLAAEMFDDAIRDFKEALEIDMSLQRAKQGLHKAQQRQKLSESRDYYKILGVPRTASKRDIIKAYRKAAQKWHPDNFQEGEEKKRAEKRFIDIAAAKEVLTDDEKRAKFDQGEDPLDPESGKHQQGFNPFQEFHHFHGSPFQFKFHFN, from the exons ATGTATCATTGTGGTTTATTATTGGTCTTATTGGATCTGTCTTTGGATG TGGTTGGGAGTGTTTCTCAATTAGAAATTGACAGGCATTTGGAATTAGGTAGAGAGTTTTTAGCAAAAGGACAGTTACAGGATGCGCTGTCACATTATCATGCAGCTGTTG AGGGAGATTCAAATAACTATCTAACATATTATAAAAGGGGCACAGTTTATCTAGCATTAGGTAAAGCCAAATTTGCGCTCCTTGATCTTGATAGAGTCTTGGAATTGAAGCCAGATTTTACTTCCGCCAGATTACAACGTGGCAATGTATTGCTTAAACAAGCCCAATTCGATAAAGCAGAGGCTGATTTTCGACATGTT TTAGCAGTTGAACCGCAGAATTCAGATGCCTATAATGCCTTATATAAAATAGCACCTGTCCAAGAAGATTTGTTAGTTATAGACAGATTAATGGTTGACGGTGATTATGCAGCAGCTGCGCAACAAATTTCCAGAGTTATCGAAGTATGTCCATGGTCAGCTGAACTTAGGGAACGTAGAGCTGAATGCTACGAGGCACTCGAAGATTATGTTAGCGCTATTTCTGATGTACGTTCTACGACCAAGTTACAATCTGATAATATGCAAGGATTTTTAAAATTGGCCACCTTGCATTATCGTCTTGGACAAGTCGACGAATCTTTAAA GGAAATTCGAGAATGTTTGAAACTTGATCCGGAGCATTCAAagtgtttttcattttataagaaaGTTAAGAAAGTGGCAAAACTGTTAACAGATTCGAATGAGTACGAAAATGAAAGAGATTACGCTAGTTGTATAGACTCTGCTCAATCTGTACTTAAACTTGAACCGCAAGTAGCTAATGTGCGTTTCATTGCTCATCAGCATCTTTGTAAATGTTATACCGGTAATTCAGAACCAAGTCAAGCAATAAAAAATTGTCACGAAGcgttaaaaataagaaaagaagcTGCGGTATATTGCGACAGGGCAGAAGCGTATCTCGCTGCTGAGATGTTTGACGATG CGATTAGAGATTTTAAAGAAGCTTTAGAAATTGATATGAGTCTACAAAGGGCGAAGCAAGGTCTTCATAAAGCGCAACAACGACAAAAACTTTCTGAATCACgagattattataaaattttgggTGTGCCAAGAACAGCATCTAAACGTGATATTATCAAAGCATATAGGAAAGCTGCGCAAAAATGGCACCCCGATAATTTTCAAGAAGGGGAGGAGAAGAAACGAGCAGAGAAAAGATTTATTGACATTGCAGCTGCCAAAGAAGTATTGACTGACGATGAAAAAAGAGCGAAATTTGATCAAGGAGAAGATCCATTAGATCCTGAATCAGGGAAACATCAACAAGGTTTCAATCCCTTCCAAGAATTCCATCACTTCCATGGCTCTCCCTTCCAATTTAAGTTCCATTTTAATTAG